A region from the Kosmotoga arenicorallina S304 genome encodes:
- a CDS encoding asparagine synthetase A: MEKSGRISEKVIPHLSNPIVRNAVKVKASVIAYATEFLRKKGFVELLPTIVSPLTDPLNHEVFNVRFDYYGTEYQLTQSMIFHKQLAVTAFERIFIVSPNVRLETVEKKDSGKHLFEFTQIDLEMKEAKREEVMDLIENLLVYVISGVKQSCKKELEFLGSDMKVPSIPFRKVKYMDAFQEYGGDFEEILSKRAAEPFWLIDIPIGDREFYDKLSEDGQTLLDMDLILPGGFGEVLSGGEREHDYEQILRRMEYKGTSIEDFSWYLQIAEEEGLVPSAGCGFGVERLTRYICNLSHVSLTRLFPKVPGMDWI, encoded by the coding sequence ATGGAAAAAAGCGGAAGAATTTCAGAAAAGGTTATCCCTCATCTTTCCAACCCTATCGTCAGAAACGCTGTTAAGGTAAAAGCATCGGTAATAGCATACGCTACTGAATTTTTAAGAAAGAAAGGCTTTGTAGAGCTTTTACCAACAATTGTGTCTCCCCTGACAGATCCGCTAAACCATGAAGTTTTCAATGTTAGGTTTGATTACTATGGCACTGAATACCAGCTAACCCAATCTATGATATTTCACAAGCAGCTTGCAGTAACCGCCTTTGAAAGGATTTTTATAGTCTCGCCAAATGTCCGCCTTGAAACTGTAGAGAAAAAGGACAGCGGAAAGCATCTTTTTGAATTCACCCAAATTGACCTGGAAATGAAGGAGGCAAAGCGCGAAGAAGTGATGGATTTGATAGAAAACCTCCTTGTATACGTTATATCAGGTGTAAAACAAAGCTGCAAGAAGGAGCTCGAATTTCTTGGTTCTGATATGAAGGTCCCTTCGATTCCTTTTAGAAAGGTGAAATATATGGATGCCTTTCAGGAGTATGGGGGGGATTTTGAGGAAATACTTTCGAAAAGGGCAGCAGAACCCTTCTGGTTGATAGATATTCCCATAGGAGATAGGGAATTTTACGACAAATTATCAGAAGATGGTCAAACGTTGCTGGACATGGATCTTATTTTGCCTGGTGGCTTCGGAGAGGTCCTCTCAGGTGGTGAAAGAGAACACGATTACGAGCAAATTCTTAGGCGGATGGAGTATAAAGGGACAAGCATAGAAGATTTCAGCTGGTATCTTCAAATTGCAGAAGAAGAGGGACTTGTGCCATCAGCAGGTTGTGGCTTTGGTGTCGAAAGGCTAACGAGATATATCTGCAATCTTTCACACGTGAGCCTAACCAGATTATTCCCAAAAGTTCCTGGAATGGACTGGATTTAA